Within Rhipicephalus microplus isolate Deutch F79 chromosome 9, USDA_Rmic, whole genome shotgun sequence, the genomic segment gtgaatatatgacgaaggtaaacgacgcatccaaacataataaccatgacacggaagtcatgtacggcatcgtttacctccaccgcgtaacgttgtgctgattttaaagtgacatatcagcatgtctctttcgtgcttcacataacatcgattcccactgtacgtgggatctgccaatttttttctactgACTAATTGTAGGCCTAGTTGGCCTTTGCTTAATGACCCACTTTAGCCGTGAATTATCACAAACACACTgtaaagaaacaaacaacaaCGAGAACAAGCAGCTTGTCCTTGTCGTTGTGTGTTTCTTTACTCTGTATTTATGATATTTCGTGGCTAAAGTATGTCATTTTTCCTACTGAGATGCAACGCACGCGGTGACAAGGAGCGCGTTTTTCACCGTTTCAGTCCAGTTGTAGCTTGCGCCGCGTGCCGTGCGTGCCGCACTAGCGGTGAACAGCACTCTTCAAGGAGAATCGAAGAAGGAAGCGAGCGCGACGTCAAAAGTATCGATATTTTCCAAGATCAAGCGGTTTTACTTAAGGCCGGTACGTGAGGCAACGAACCAGCAGGTTCGATTCTGAAAACAGTTCGCGGCCGCCGCAGTGCATACGCGCGAGGGAAACCGTGCCTCAGCGGAACAGATAACTCTCTCAAGAGTGCTGTTTACGAAGATAAGGTCGTCAGAATGGGGCGGTGCCAGGCCCGCCGCCGCATCCTGTCGACCTTATCGGCTGTCACGTGATCCCTAGCGAACGATCGCGGCTCCTCCTCTACCGATTCACCAGAAGCAGGGCGTCCTTGATCAGTCGTCGGTCGCGCCATGCCGGATCGCGGAAGCCGTCAAGCCCTGCACCAACTGTGCGATTCAGTGAGCGGCGCGAACTGGCGCCCGACGCGTTTCCAGGACGAGTTGACGGTGCTCCGTTACGCATGCTGCGTCTGCCACGTCATTCCGAAGACGACGGTCGTGCTGCCCTGTTCTCACATTCTGTGCGAGCAGTGCCTGGCGGGGTGCGTCATCCAAGAAGATGGCGGAAGCGTCTGTCCCATTGACACGGAGCCATTCTGCGAAGACGAGTGCCAGAAGTTGAAGCTTCCAGAGAAGAAGAAACGGAACTTGAAGGTCAGTATATACTAGGCATCACTAGTGTGTTTCCTAAAGACCGGGTTAAACTGTTATCCGAGGCCGGTAAACAAAGTGCACCCTGTACATCTCTACAGGCCTTTGACGTCGGGTTTTGCAAGGTTTCTGCATGTCCGGGTTATAGAGGCACTGTCGAAAAGGTGGCGCGCGTAAGCAGCTGCCCGGACGCCGGTTAGAAAGGCAATCTTGAACAAAGTACCTCGCCATACTTTATTggaaggttgaaaaaaaaaaaaacgttattgtgATTTTAAAAAccaagcatttcttagtggaGTGTAGgcactttgaatctatctatctatctatctatctatctatctatctatctatctatctatctatctatctatctatctatctatctatctatctatctatctatctatctatctatctatctatctatctatctatctatctgtctgtctgtctgtctgtctgtctgtctgtctgtctgtctgtctgtctgtctgtctgtctgtctgtctgtctgtctgtctgtctgtctgtctgtctgtctgtctgtctgtctgtctgtctgtctgtctgtctgtctgtctgtctgtctgtctgtctgtctgtctgtctgtctgtctgtctgtctgtctgtctgtctgtctgtctgtctgtctgtctgtctgtctgtctgtctgtctgtctgtctgtctacttcaAGGGCAATAATGTAGGGAGAACATGATGAGCAGGTTATTATATAGATAGCGTAAGATATCTGTCGCATACGTAATCAAACCCCATCTTTCAGTCACGTGTGACATATACCCGCACATGCATGGTTGAAGGAATGAGGGTACGAGCCACAGGTTAGTGTCAAACTGGAAATGACGATAAGAGACTTTTAAAAAGCTTTACGCGATAGCGCTTGGAGCTTGTATCGCAGGCGGGGAAGGCGCCGGCAGCGTTGTCGGTGAGGGAAAGGTGGGAGGAACCGAAAGATGGTTAATCGCGGCGAGAGCCAAAATCGAACCCAGACATTCTGCGAGGTTGTCAACTGTTCTTCCTCAGAGCTACGCCGGTGTTTCAAACTGCTCACGAGAAAGACACTACAATGGCCTTATATTGTGACAACGCCGACTGTGGCCGGCGTACTCGCTGTTGCCTTTTGTTACAAAGTAAGGAAGATAACATGTTAACTCCGCTGACGTAACCCCTGCCCAACGTTGAGGAATACGATGGAAACCGTTTCTCATTTTAAGTACATCAGAGTCAGaaaccgtctgtctgtctgtctgtctgtctgtctgtctgtctgtctgtctgtctgtctgtctgtctgtctgtctgtctgtctgtctctccgtctgtctgtctgtctgtctgtctgtctgtctgtctgtctgtctgtctgtctgtctgtctgtctctccgtctgtctgtctgtctctccgtctgtctgtctgtctctccgtctctccgtctgtctctccgtctgtctgtctctccgtctctccgtctgtccgtctgtacgtccgtgAGCGTCGTGATATAATCGGCGCCAAAGAGGGCGGCCAGCCACAAGAAAGCGCTGAGGCCAGCACCGGCGCAGCGTCACACATTGTGTCGAAGAGAATCAACTCGACACCCCACAAAGCAGTGTGCAGTGTCCATCAATGCAGCAACAAGAAATATTCCTGAATATATATTTTTCATGTCTCCTTTCCAGTTCTGAGGAGGCAAACAAAACAAAGTACCCCAGGaatggttattttttttttacttggagcACCAGCTGCTGAGAATaagaactagaaactcgcaaTATATGGCCCCTGAGCTTGGATGTTGTTGTACACCTTTGAGGCCACATATTCAGCCAATGCTCACAGGCCTGCTAACCCTATCGATGGACTTGAGTGTGGCGCTCGAAAACAGTTAGAAGAAATCCCAAGCGGTTACGGTGAAATAGATACAAACATCAGTTGAGAATTTTCAGGTCACACAGAACACGGCGACGACTTAGTAGGTTCGAGGCGGGCGGCAACCATTTTGACAGCAGTGACGATGCTGTTACGTAGCGGAAGTCGCCGGCAGCCGTGCGCTGATTGGTTCTTTATCCATATACTCGCTTCTGCCCGTCGACGCTGCATATATCTGAATCGTCCAGAAGTGGACGTTTCGACCACCGTCACTGGCAGTGTCGATGCCGAGTGACGCCGGCGTACGAAACGCCGGGGAAGCGCAGGCAAAACGCTGTATACAAGGTAAAAGACTCGACGCTAGGCTGCTTCCATATAAAAACGGTATTTGTGCTCGAACATGACTACCGACGTTACGTCGTACCATCGTATACCTTGGGTGTCACTAAAGTGGCGCTGATTGGTAGGCCCAAGATCGATCTTGTAGCGGGGGTGGCGGAGGAAGGTATACAAGGGAGACCTCACGTGAGCCTTGTGCCCCTCCAAGTTGTTGCTTTCTCAAATAGATACATTTGTCCAATAAATAAGGCCTTCAGCAAGTAGACCCCCCCctctcttacacacacacaccgccCAAAAAAATGTTACCTGCTACGCCTTTGCCCACGTGCTACACATAACCACGCGAAATTTCGAAAGATAATGGTCCAACCCGTTATGGGCGTGCCAACGAAATACACATAACTATTCAAAATGCACGAAGGCAGTCCAACTCGCAACGCGTGTCTCAAAGAACAAAATAATGCTTCATGGCCGCTCACTACTTGTCTACTGCTTCGCGTGACATCGACTCCGAGATCAAGAAGGATCTGCCGTACTTGTCTTTTTACCACACCAACGTCCAATTAATTTTCATGTGGTTATATTCAAATATGTCAgaacaacgcctcctagaaaaattatgcctggaacgtgagccgccaATGCGCCACCGTACACTCAGTttttaccctccccctccggtACGGAGGCGAACGCCTGTGGCAGTCGCCCCCtacgaacacagcaatgctctcacagttgcctccgagcagctgtgatgtcgcGTGACAGAGCGGTatggtaatgtcacgtgacagagcggtacggagccgagcggtctcacgcggcggACGGTCGCAACACGTGGTAGGAGGCATGACCTCCGAGATTTTGATCTGGCAGCAAGCTCTCAATTGAAGAGAGagccacgttccaggcatagtttttctaggaggcgttggtctgAAATAACTGTGACTTGCAAAATTCAACCTATATCTCCTATTGTGACGTGTCTCTCTTGTAATACTCGCTTTGCATCGGAAATTCAATCCAGGTTTTAATGGCGAGTAAAATTAATGATCTAAACAAATTCTTGCCACAGTCGTGCGAGAAACAGATGACGACTGAACGCTGTGAAAGAAGTCAAGCCAGTGTCTCATATTACCACTTTTTGTCACGTTTACAATCAACACCCACTTTCGAATACAGATGTTTCTTTTATTACGTTGTCAACACAACATTACATACTGTGATTATACCTGCCATTACTTCAATTATTATACGCGAACAGGTTCCTGAATTTTGCAATATTACCGCAGTGTACCAGCATTAAAGCTGAGCATATTTTTTTGTGGAACTCTTTGCTGTGCAGGCCCACTGCTGGAACGAGGCCTACGGCTGCGAGTTTGTTGGAACCATTGAGAACGTACTACAGCACTTCGACAGAGAATGCGCTTTCCACGCCCTCCAGTGTACATGGTGTCAACAAAGAATACTGCGTATGGACATTGCAGCACACTATGTCGCCGGATGCCCTCAAAACGTTTCCTGTCCAGGTGGTGTACAGGCGGACAGGCAGGATGGTTCATCAACTAGTTGCAACACGATCTCTGACCTAGACAGCTTCTACGCCCTTCAAAGACAATTGAACGAAGTCTCTGCGCGTTCGCAGGACATCAGTCTTCTAATCAGTGGAATCGCAAATAGTCTTCAACGTGGAATGGAAAGCATCGAGAAAAACATCTGCACGACGGTCGCTCGAGACATGATAGCCGGTCTTGAAGAACTGAAGGCGTCGAGCAAAGACGAGTGCAGTGATAGCCTGCCATCATTTCAAAGCCAACTGAACGAACTCCTTGAAGATTCGCGTCATCGCAATGCGTCCCATTTACAGGAAATTGAGCGCATGCTCAGAGGCGCCCACATCGAAGTGAAGGAAGACATAAAATCTCAATTGCAAGAAATTTTACATGTAATGAGAGCATATCAAATTGAAGTGAGAGAGACCGTGAAGACCCCGTTACATGAAGTTGTTAATGTGACGGGGGAGTTGAAGGAACATGTCAGCAGAGTTGAGACCAATCTGTCTTCAATGCTGACGGATCAAGGGCACTTTTTGGAAAATGCGTTTGGTGTTACAGAACAGAAACAAACGTTTAACAGGTCTGCAGTTTTCGGGACTGAAGAGATCCCATGGCGCTTTAAGCAGGATGTGTTGATCGACGAATCATTGAAAACTCTTGAACTGCTGCGGCATCAAAACTATCGGCACGAAAAAGAGTTATGGGTTTCGAATATTACCCATTTCCCAAGTGGTTCTTGCTCTTTTGGCGGCAAAGATTTTCGACCTCGTGGCTTCGAAGTTACACTGGAAAATGCTGGAAATATATTTAACAAACGGGTATTCACAGTCGCGAAACATTACTACAGTGATATGTGTTTTGAGCTTACCTTCTCAAGCTCGGAACGCTCTCCTTTTTTCTACGTGAAAGTAGAGTGCGTTAAGACATGGGGAACTTACGACTTACCGTTCTTGGAACTTAGTGTAAAAGTGGTACGTAGAAGTTCTGGGGAGTTCGTACTTTTTCTAAACCAAGGGGACACGAGGTGCAGTGATTGCTGTTACAAGGGCAATTTACATTTTCTTGGCTGGTTTTCGATATCGAACGACAAACTTGGTAAAGACGACGTCGTGAAGGATGGGAAACTTACACTAAAATTTGAATTCAGAGGAAGAGACAGTTAGGGTTTCCGGACCTCTGAGAGTCTACTTATAAGAAAGGCAGCACTTTTCATGTAAATATAATCTGCGCAGTTTGCGACAACTGTAGCGACGTTACCTTGTTCGAAACTGTCCAACCTATGTGGCAGGCCCGGGAACATTTAGCTCAAGCGTGACAGCATTTCACCTAAAGCTCTAATTAGTGGAAAAAGCAGTGTTTGGCACTTGTCCTTGTATGCTTTGTGGTGTGCAATTGGGGTGTTTCCATACAGTAAGGGTTATCTTTGGTGTATCTTTGGCCAGAGCGTTGTTACCGGTTAAGGCTCAAACGAGTGGAAAACTCGGAGCACTGGTTCTAGTATGTGGTAAAGCCATAGAGAAGTTGAGGATGTGTACAAGCAGCTTTAAACTCTTCGAGAGTGATCGGTTGTATTGATGCTGATGAGTAGAGAAGTGCGCCTACACCACTGACCCCGCCTGGGTTTCAAAGGGTAATAATCAAAGCTTTTTTGCaatgctgagcaaggttgaataCTCTGCAGTGTACTTTGCTACAAAGAGGCGATGTAACAGTTTAGTTGTTTTTGAAGCCTTGAAACCACTGCTGTATGAAGTTACTCTAATAAACTCCGTGTTGTTTTCTGCCTTGAGATCGAGTGAATCTTCACTTGATTTATCAAAAGGAAAAGCGTCTGCAATCGATTGACTGGAGCCATCACTAAGGGCTAAGCTGGCCTCGACTGACCACTGGATCTAACAGGATTCTTGCTCTTCCAGGTCTGAGCGGACCAGCTGCAGCTCTATTTGCttgtttaaggggcgaagctccatatggCGTGGCTcgtgcgtcccccgttgtcgcTGTGCAtaaccacctctcgttagttcttgagcGGGCCATAGAGGGTGGTACTGACGTCACACGTACAAAGCCCCTATACTTCGTAAAAGTACCGACATCTACTCTCCCCCTCGCCGCCTCCTCTCCGGTacattgcctttttttctttcgcttgcgaCAGTGGCGCCATTTGTAACGCGCCATGAGCTTGTAGTTTGTTTTCTAGCTGGTGGCACGCCGCCACTGCTGCATTAGTTAAAGCTGCTCCTGTACAGCCGTGTTCCGTGCATCGCATACAGCTTTATGTAATGATTCTTCTGCGTTGATTTTCGTCAGCAAGATTGGGTGCGCTCACCATCAATATTATGGCAGAAGAGTTTCTGCAAGTCATGCACAAGTTCTAGCGAATCGCCCGTCGTTTAAACTTATCGCAGCGTAGTGTTTCCTTGTGTATCTGGCGCTGATATACATAACTGGATTTATTGAGAACAGGTTGAAATTAAATTAAATAAACTCGGCACGCTAATTATTGAACTGGTAGACATCTTTAAATCGCAGCTGTGGTATCTTAAGCCATGCCGTTTGGGAAGAAATAGTTCACGTGCGTACAAACCATCTCGATATTTTATAACTGCAGCAATGTCAACAATGTCCATGAAAGAGCTCGCTCAGAACTTCGTGACGTATCACAcgctatctctcctatccctgtCCAATGACTTGTGCCTGCAGTACACCATTATATTGTTTGTCCTCTGCAGCACAGTTCGCAACCATTGCCATGGGTTGTCTTGAGGTTTTACATGTCTTCATGGGCGCTGCAGGCAATGTAGGTGATAATGTCGTTCTTGCACACGGAAAATATATAGAATTGCGGACGGCCAAGATGGTGCTGTGACGTAGAGGTCGAAAGCGCAGTCGCGTCGTCACTGTCAAAATTACTACTCACCCATTTCTAGCGATGTATTCTTTGAACTCAGCGCACAGTGTCACTTCAAAGCATTGAAAAAGTTCGGTGCATCGTCTTATGTATTGCAgcaaagcgtttttttttgcaagtgcccGCGGTTCATTTCATAAGGAGCACACATGACGTGCATGCTGTTGCGGACATGGGCTGCGCTCTAAACATTAAGCGAATTCGAAACATTAACCACTTTTGAGAGAAATGCTCTCACACGTCCTGCACTTAGCATGCGGGGAACAAGCAACACAGTGGCGCTCTGGCGCATCCAACATGGCGCCGAGCGGCGAAAACCGGTTCTTCGCCGCATCCACCcgaagagacaagaagctccGGCGGAGAGAGGAGGAAGTGGCGCAGATGAAAAGAACACTGTACAGGAGCTTTACACACGTACGAAAGGAGAGAGATGATCGCGTGTTCTTCGGCTGTGCCGTACGCCAGAATACTCTGTAGTACAATAAAAGCATGTGGAGAGTaggaagaaactgctgaacacttgattatgttctgtaaagggcttcaccctatagttcaagatgatggcgcaaagtttttcaaagcactggggtttagggacagggagggcaaaatagactttaagcgggtagaattaactatctgattggtggctaaagtcgaggcacgagtgaaaatccaacccttcactgcaaagtaccagtccttaaCTTCaccatttaaagaaaaaaaaagataaacttagttgttggttcactaagtactacAGCTAGGTGGCGTTAACCACCCCCCGATCTAAAGAGtgccgccgcccaatctaaaggtgccgccacatccatccatccatccatccatccatccatccatccatccatccatccatccatccatccatccatccatccatccatccgtccgtccgtccgtccgtccgtcggtccgtccgtccatccatccattcgtccgtccgtccatccatccatcaatccatccatccatccatccatccatccatccatccatccatccatccatccatccatccatccatccatccatccatccatccatccatccatccatccatccatccatccatccaaagcGCCGTTTCTGGTGTTATGCGCATTCAGAGGCTCGGCGGCCTTTGAATGCGCATAACAAATTATCAAAGTATACCGTTATTTGTTTTGGCTATCTGCAGTTGACACGCATAACAAATTATCGAATGAAGTTGTATTGCGTAAAGGCGTTGAAGCTCTACATAATGAATTACTAACGGAAATGGTCTTTTTCTACTTAAAGCAGCTTTCGAATGTTAAACTGGACAGTAAAAATTGGCCGATTTGCGTGCTTCGCTGCAACTGTCGTCGAATATCGACGATAATCTTCTTGTATGGAGGAAATGCGAGAtatatggacgccatctggcagtagtGTCGGCAAACAAAAGCTTGTGCAGAACGCAGAGGCAGcgataggtggcagcaccatgtcaTAGTCACTGTACATGCTCCCTACTGGAGCAGAGTATAGTGCATACGTCGGCCATATTGCCTGGTTAGCAACCATAATTACGCGGTGaagccgcgtttttttttcctttgcgggtGATTGTTAAAGTTTATCGCCGATCGCCAGTCGACGTTCCTGACATATCAGCGTCCggcaaaagaaagaagaaataccTGCTTTCGGGACCGTGTGACAGGAGTTCAAAAGTTAGTCTGTCCGGTTACGCAAAGGCATATCGTAGTGCCGAATAACACGCACAGGCGCTGCTGCATGGTGAAGTGGCGCTAGCTATGGACGATAAGCATATGTAAAtggttgcagccagaacgctcccgtcacctcgctcaagccggccttcgcGACAGCGACACAGTCAGTTACAACTGGtggatacatgaaaacagatttcacaagacactacttcacttcatacacaacaccggccttACAGCCCACATTTAacacaaaaatattatgccttaaagcCAAGTGTTtgccgcaataaaaaaaataactcgCAAACACAAAATAAAGGTCCTCGGAAATTTAAACCCCGCGAAGCCTACAGCACTG encodes:
- the LOC119163664 gene encoding uncharacterized protein LOC119163664, yielding MPDRGSRQALHQLCDSVSGANWRPTRFQDELTVLRYACCVCHVIPKTTVVLPCSHILCEQCLAGCVIQEDGGSVCPIDTEPFCEDECQKLKLPEKKKRNLKAHCWNEAYGCEFVGTIENVLQHFDRECAFHALQCTWCQQRILRMDIAAHYVAGCPQNVSCPGGVQADRQDGSSTSCNTISDLDSFYALQRQLNEVSARSQDISLLISGIANSLQRGMESIEKNICTTVARDMIAGLEELKASSKDECSDSLPSFQSQLNELLEDSRHRNASHLQEIERMLRGAHIEVKEDIKSQLQEILHVMRAYQIEVRETVKTPLHEVVNVTGELKEHVSRVETNLSSMLTDQGHFLENAFGVTEQKQTFNRSAVFGTEEIPWRFKQDVLIDESLKTLELLRHQNYRHEKELWVSNITHFPSGSCSFGGKDFRPRGFEVTLENAGNIFNKRVFTVAKHYYSDMCFELTFSSSERSPFFYVKVECVKTWGTYDLPFLELSVKVVRRSSGEFVLFLNQGDTRCSDCCYKGNLHFLGWFSISNDKLGKDDVVKDGKLTLKFEFRGRDS